TTAAAAAGAGCATTTTACATTTATCTTCAAGATGAAAACGGAAATGAATACTTTAAAGATGTTCTATTTAATCCGATTGTTGTATCAAAAAGTGATCGTTTAGTTGCTCTTAGTGAAGGAGAAGGTTGTCTAAGTGTAAGCGAAGAATGACCAGATCAAGAAGGGCTTGTACCTAGAAGCCAAAGAATTATTGTTGAAGCTTTTAGCTACACAACTAAAAAATGATCAAGATACGATGTTCAAGATTACCTTGCTATTGTATTCCAACATGAACTAGATCACTTAGATGGTAAATTGTTTATTGATCGGATTAACAAAAAAGACCCTTGATATAAGCACAAGAAAAGAAAAATTAAGTTAATCTAATGGAAAATTAGGAAAGGAAAGTTATGCAGCTAGATTCACAAATGATTGAAACTGTCAGTAAATGACAAAGTACTGCTATAACTATTGCAGTAGTGTTGTTCTTTGCTACTTTAATTTTAACCGTACTTATTTCTTTATGGTTAAAAACAAAATTCGTAATTGCTAAAGCTATTGCTTGAGTAATTGCTGGAATTGTCTCTGTTCTTATTTATAAACTTGCACCCGGAATTTTAAATGAAGTATTTAAAAGATATGTAGAGGATCAGCAATTAGTAATTGATAAAGATACGCAGGCGATGCTGATTGCGTATGGAATAGTGCCTGTTGCTCTTGTTATAGAACTTATTATTTCTATAATCGGGTTCTTTGTGTGCCTTATTATCCACGTAGTTACTTCTTCAACAAGAAGAATGAAAGGCAGAGGTGCTAGAGTAAGATCAACAGTTATTTCACTTATTCTTAGTCCAGTTGTGGCACTTCCTGCATCACTTGCATGGGTATCATTTGCACCAGTAAAACCTGGATCATCATTATCAAAATTTAACAATATAACTCCTAAATTATTAACTTTCTTCTCAGGTAAAGCATCAGGATCTACAGCTGCTGCAATGCTTCCAATTTCAGAATTTATTGCTAAAAAAGATGAATATAAAGCAATTTTTAACAAACCTGAAGATCAAAGAAGCAAAGAAGAGCAAAACAAAATTAGCGAACTTGCTAACTCATTATCATTTATCGTTAACGATGATTTAATTAGAAAAGCTGCTTTGAATAACTCAAAAAGATTTATTGACTCAGAAAAAATCAAAACATATAGCAAGCAAGCATTAAAAGGTGCTGAAGCTACAATTAGACTTAAATACCCTGACTTTGATACATATGAACCTGAAAAACAAAAAGAAGTTATGGCACAGTTCATGGCTGTTAATGCACATGTAATCTTAAGAAACAAAACAAATGAAAATAGAGAAAAAGAATTCAAAGTTTACTTTGATTTAGCTAGAGTTGTTGTTCCTTCATTTAGCACAAAAGCAGTTGATGATATTTCAAATTGAGTAGCATCAATTCTTAACGAAAATGGAGAATTGAAAGAAAAAGTAAATGCAAAAGTATTTGGTGAGCAGCTTCTTGAATTAGCTAAATTAACTGATGAACAAGTTGAAGAACAAGCATTTA
This genomic window from Mycoplasmopsis gallinacea contains:
- the def gene encoding peptide deformylase codes for the protein MKKEFNIRLVELPDTVLRKKSLPVGWPLSEEDVELAEKMIYHIDDSQKEDTKFRPGVGVAAVQYGTLKRAFYIYLQDENGNEYFKDVLFNPIVVSKSDRLVALSEGEGCLSVSEEWPDQEGLVPRSQRIIVEAFSYTTKKWSRYDVQDYLAIVFQHELDHLDGKLFIDRINKKDPWYKHKKRKIKLI